The nucleotide window GCGCGGCTCAAGTCGCGCATCGACACCACGCCGCCGGAGGTGTCCGAACGCCTGCGCCACCTCACGGAGACGCTCAACGGCGTCATCGCCCTGAAGCGCCGGATCATCGAAAACCTGCGCCCCTCCTCGCTGGCCAACCTCGGGCTTACCGCATCGCTGGAGATCCTCACGCGGGAATTCGCACAGCACAGCGGCATCGCGGTGGAGGCCGAACTGCAGGAAGTGGACCTGTCGCCCGCGCTGCAGCTCACCGTGTACCGCATCGTGCAGGAATCGCTCACCAACATCGGCAAGTACGCCCAGGCGCGCCACGCCACCGTGCGCGTGCAGCGCCACGCCGCCCATGTCGCCGTGGAAATACGGGACGACGGCACGGGCTTCGCGCCCGGGGCGGTGCCGGCCAAATCGCACGGGCTCGCGGGCATGCGCCACCGGGTGGAAGCGGCGGGCGGGCGCTTCGCGGTGCGCTCCCAGCCCGGCCAGGGCACGGTCGTCTCGGCCGACATTCCCTGGGGCGCCTGACGCCGCAGGCCGCGCGCGTCGGCCCTGTCCTACACCCCGCACCGCGTTCCCGCCGACACGCCAAGCCGCGCGCCGCTGGCACGCGCCGCGCACAGCGCGGCCTACAGTCATCCCATGCCCTGGCACCCCGTGCTGCCAGCCCGCCGGCACCGCCGGCTGAACGCGAGGAGATGAAACCATGCTGCACTACGCCGTCGTCTTTCTGGTCATCGCCCTGGTCGCGGCCCTCTTCGGCTTTGGCGGCATTGCCGCCGGGGCCGTGGAGATCGCCAAGATTCTGTTCTTCGTTTTCGTGGTCATGGCCGTCGTGGCCTTCGTGATCGGCCTCGTCAAGAAACGCTGACCGGCACCGCCACCACTGACCATCCCTCACCGAAAGGAGCCTTCATGCACCACAACACTGCAACGCACAAAACCGCCAACACCGCCCGCCACTGGGCCGAGGACACCCTGGAGAGCGCCGAAGGCGCCGTACAGACCACGCGCAAGCTGGCCAACGCCTCGCTGGACAAGGCCGAAAGCCGCATGCGCCGGCTGCGCCAGGAGATCGACCCGGGCGTCAACAACCTGGCCCAGCGTGCCCAGGAGCTGGCCACGCGCGGTATCCAGTACTGCGCCGAAACCACCGACCGCGCCCGCCGCCGCATCGGCCACGCCGCCGACGCCACGGGCCGCTACGTGGCCGAGCAGCCAGGCAAATCGCTGCTGCTGGCCGCCGTGGCCGGCGCCGCCCTGGCCACGGCCATCGGGTACGCGGCGCGCGCACGCAGACGCTGAAGTTGGTTGACAATTGCTTGCGTTCGCGCGGCCCATGCGCGCCGCTTGTGCCGCGCACCGCAGGCATCATGATGCGGATACTTGCCGATCGGGGGGGTGCAACCGGCTGGCAGGCCCTCCCCCACAGCACTCGCTTTACCAACCCATCGAGGAGAAACCCATGAAATACCTTCGCGCCCTTGCTTTCGCCGCTCTCGCCGGCACCACCATCGTCACCGCCACGGGCTGCGCCGTGGCGCGCGACCAGCAGACCGTGGGTGCCTACGTGGACGACGCTGCCATCACCACTGCCGTGAAAGCCAAGCTGGTGGAAGACAAGACGGTGTCCGCCGGCGCCATCAGCGTCGAGACCCTGAACGGCACCGTGCAACTGTCGGGCTTCGCCAAGACCCAGGCCGAGAAGAACCAGGCCGAGAGCATTGCCCGCAACACCAAGCACGTGCGCGACGTGCGCAACAGCATCGTCGTGCGCCCCTGAGCACGCCCGCCCGCTGCGGGCGGCAGGCCACAGTAGGTGCCCCTTCGGGCACCTTTTTTTTGCCCCCACTCACTGTGGCACGGCCCCTTGGGCCCTCGCCTGTGCGGGCGTCAACAACATGAGCCGCGCCACCAGGGCCACCAAGTCCTGCTGGCGCTGCGTTCCCGTCTTGGCGAGCAGCGCGCGCATCTGGGTACGCACGGTCGAGATGCGCGAGCCGCGCGCATCGGCGAAGTCCTGCGGCGTCTGCCCGCGCATCAGCGCCAGCAACAGCGCGGACTCCGACGGACTCAGGCGATAGGCCTGGCGCGCCAGGGCCACGGCAGCCCCGCTGTCCATGCTCCGCTCCATGACCACCCAGGCCACTCCGGGCGCGTGGTGCGGCAGTCCCAGGACCGCCATATCACCCACTGGCAAGGCCACCAGTAGCACCCCACCCCGCAG belongs to Acidovorax sp. YS12 and includes:
- a CDS encoding DUF1328 domain-containing protein produces the protein MLHYAVVFLVIALVAALFGFGGIAAGAVEIAKILFFVFVVMAVVAFVIGLVKKR
- a CDS encoding BON domain-containing protein, with the protein product MKYLRALAFAALAGTTIVTATGCAVARDQQTVGAYVDDAAITTAVKAKLVEDKTVSAGAISVETLNGTVQLSGFAKTQAEKNQAESIARNTKHVRDVRNSIVVRP